In Eretmochelys imbricata isolate rEreImb1 chromosome 4, rEreImb1.hap1, whole genome shotgun sequence, a single window of DNA contains:
- the SGCB gene encoding beta-sarcoglycan: MAAAAGAAASEQQSSNGPVKKSMREKAVERRNINKEHNSNFKAGYIPIDEDRLHKTGLRGRKGNLAICVIVLLFILAVINLIITLVIWAVIRIGPNGCDSMEFHESGLLRFKQVSDMGVIHPLYKSTVGGRRNEDLVITGNNQPIVFQQGTTKLSVEKDKTSITSDIGMEFIDPRTHNTLFSTDYETHEFHLPNGVKILNVQKASTERITSNATSDLNIKVDGRAIVRGNEGVFIMGKTIEFRMHGDMELKAENSIILNGTVMVSTSRLPSSYGEKFNNVDWLRYKLCMCADGTLFRVEVKTRNMGCQTSVNPCGTTH, from the exons atggcggcggcggcgggagcAGCCGCCTCGGAGCAG CAAAGTTCTAATGGCCCTGTGAAGAAGTCTATGCGTGAGAAGGCTGTGGAGCGGAGAAACATTAATAAAGAACACAACAGTAACTTTAAGGCTGGATATATCCCAATTGATGAAGACCGTCTCCATAAAACAGGCTTACGGGGCAGGAAAGGCAACTTGGCTATTTGTGTGATTGTTCTCCTTTTTATTTTGGCTGTCATCAATTTGATT ATCACACTTGTCATCTGGGCTGTGATTCGTATTGGGCCCAATGGTTGTGACAGCATGGAGTTTCATGAGAGTGGCTTACTGCGATTTAAACAAGTATCCGACATGGGAGTTATACATCCATTATATAAAAGTACAGTAGGAGGCAGGCGTAATGAAGATTTGGTTATCACTGGAAATAACCAGCCT ATTGTATTTCAGCAAGGAACAACAAAACTTAGTGTGGAAAAGGACAAAACCTCCATTACCAGTGATATTGGTATGGAATTTATTGACCCAAGGACACACAATACTTTGTTCAGCACAGACTATGAGACTCATGAGTTTCATTTGCCAAATGGAGTGAAAATTTTGAATGTACAGAAGGCATCTACGGAGAGG atTACCAGCAATGCTACCAGTGACCTAAATATAAAGGTTGACGGACGTGCCATTGTTCGTGGAAATGAAGGTGTTTTCATCATGGGCAAAACCATTGAGTTTCGTATGCATGGTGATATGGAACTAAAGGCA GAAAACAGCATTATCTTAAATGGAACTGTGATGGTCAGCACATCTCGACTTCCAAGTTCTTATGGGGAAAAGTTTAATAATGTTGACTGGCTGCGCTACAAGCTCTGTATGTGTGCAGATGGAACTCTATTCCGAGTTGAAGTGAAGACCCGCAACATGGGTTGTCAAACCTCAGTCAACCCTTGTGGAACCACACACTAA